Genomic window (Candidatus Methylomirabilis sp.):
TCCCGAAGAAGGCCGCGTTGTCCTTGGCGTTGTAGTACTTGATCCCGGCGATGGTCTCCTCCCAGTCCTTCAGCTCCTTCAGCCAGCCCCCCACCGCCTTGGCCATGATGGCGTTGCCCTCCTTGGGGTTCTTCTCCCAGAAGGCCACCGCCTGGTTCCAGCCCTTCACCACCGCCTGGACGTCGCCCCGGCGCTTCTCGATGACGTCCCGGCGGATGATCAGGACGTCGGTGATGAGCCCGGGGGTCTTG
Coding sequences:
- a CDS encoding taurine ABC transporter substrate-binding protein is translated as KTPGLITDVLIIRRDVIEKRRGDVQAVVKGWNQAVAFWEKNPKEGNAIMAKAVGGWLKELKDWEETIAGIKYYNAKDNAAFFGTPQKPGAMYQTVNNALEIWGTLGKLQGKFQAKDLITHAYIGK